The Peptacetobacter hiranonis DNA window AGGTTTGCTATGAGTAAAGTTCATTTTGTCGGAGCTGGACCTGGAGATAAAGAGCTTATAACTTTAAAAGGTTACAAGCTTTTAAAAAATGCAGATATAGTTATATACGCAGGTTCTTTAGTAAATCCAGAGCTATTAGACTACTGTAAAGAAGATTGTGAGATATACAATAGTGCAGTTATGGATTTAGGTGAAATAATAGATGTTATGGAAAGAGGAGTTAGAGAAAATAAAGAGGTTGTAAGACTTCAGACTGGAGACTTCTCTATATACGGATCAATAAGAGAACAGGTTGAGGAGCTAAATAAAGTCGATGTAGGATTTGACTGTACTCCAGGAGTTAGCTCATTTTTAGGTGCATCTTCTGCACTTGGAGTTGAATACACAGTGCCTGAAATTTCTCAGAGTGTGATTATAAC harbors:
- a CDS encoding cobalt-precorrin-4 methyltransferase, producing MSKVHFVGAGPGDKELITLKGYKLLKNADIVIYAGSLVNPELLDYCKEDCEIYNSAVMDLGEIIDVMERGVRENKEVVRLQTGDFSIYGSIREQVEELNKVDVGFDCTPGVSSFLGASSALGVEYTVPEISQSVIITRMEGRTPVPEKESIQEFAKHQTSMVIFLSVQEIEKVVERLIEGGYPEDTPVAVVYKATWPDEMALRGTLTDIAAKVRENGINKTALIMVGRFLGQDYNNSKLYDKDFVHEYRGNEDGEK